The Haloferax sp. Atlit-12N genome window below encodes:
- a CDS encoding DNA-3-methyladenine glycosylase codes for MSDDAYRELRADPHLGDVVEEHGPLSLDPADDPFERLVVSIVNQQLSTTAAATIRDRLFDRVEVTPEGILAADEDVLRDCGLSNQKVGYVRNVADAFRDGLSAESLRAMDDDEVVAALTEIRGVGDWTAKMFLIFVLAREDVFPVEDLGIRRGMEHVFGFEPDAVSRGEMREHAERWAPYRSYASRYLWRCVD; via the coding sequence ATGAGCGACGACGCCTACCGCGAACTCCGGGCGGACCCGCACCTCGGCGACGTAGTCGAAGAACACGGCCCGCTCTCGCTCGACCCCGCCGACGACCCCTTCGAGCGACTGGTCGTCTCGATTGTCAACCAACAGCTCTCGACGACCGCGGCGGCGACGATTCGGGACCGCCTGTTCGACCGCGTCGAAGTCACCCCCGAGGGGATACTGGCCGCTGACGAGGACGTCCTGCGCGACTGCGGCCTCTCGAATCAGAAAGTGGGCTACGTCCGCAACGTCGCCGACGCGTTCCGAGACGGCCTGTCGGCCGAATCCCTCCGGGCGATGGACGACGACGAGGTCGTCGCGGCACTCACCGAGATTCGCGGCGTCGGCGACTGGACCGCGAAGATGTTCCTCATCTTCGTGCTCGCCCGCGAGGACGTGTTTCCGGTCGAGGACCTCGGAATTCGACGCGGCATGGAACACGTCTTCGGGTTCGAACCCGACGCCGTCTCCCGCGGCGAGATGCGCGAGCACGCCGAGCGATGGGCACCCTATCGAAGCTACGCCAGTCGCTACCTCTGGCGGTGCGTGGACTAA
- a CDS encoding succinate dehydrogenase hydrophobic membrane anchor subunit, protein MAERYTSFEPGGRRWLWQRLTAAFLVVVLAFHFFLLHFVNHADEVTFALSQARMEQLTYFSLMILFLVTATFHGVNGVYNALVNQGLTGTRKTAVKAILGLASVLLIVQGVRTALAWAGGVPI, encoded by the coding sequence ATGGCAGAGCGATACACGTCCTTCGAACCCGGCGGCCGGCGGTGGCTCTGGCAGCGGCTGACAGCCGCCTTCCTCGTCGTGGTGCTGGCGTTCCACTTCTTCCTGCTCCACTTCGTCAACCACGCCGACGAAGTGACGTTCGCCCTCTCACAGGCGCGCATGGAGCAGCTGACGTACTTCTCGCTGATGATCCTGTTCCTCGTCACCGCGACGTTCCACGGGGTCAACGGCGTCTACAACGCCCTCGTCAACCAGGGCCTCACGGGTACCCGGAAGACGGCGGTCAAGGCGATTCTCGGTCTCGCGAGCGTCCTCCTCATCGTGCAGGGCGTCCGCACGGCCCTCGCGTGGGCCGGAGGTGTTCCCATCTAA
- a CDS encoding RimK/LysX family protein, whose amino-acid sequence MSTTDDAVRVGVLSLHNSKETKAILNAVEDLGHEPVWLRRENAAVSIEDGEVTVEPEVDIIANRLLLSNTEEPAELLGLATTFNRIRPMLNEPDAVLAAIHKFATAATLANWNIQVPDALLALSNDRLNKGRERFGDVGVYKSAIGTHGGGTWKVDLTEPVNPKVGNRQAFLQKLIDRDGDRHRDLRVYIVDGEIIGAMYRYAPDGDWRTNVALGGDVLNATDEMPEEARETALYTAEVMEMDYVGVDLVEGEDGWFVLEANPTAGFKGLYQATGKSPAPHIAKLAIERAGGEVDETRVEELSATLDDSVPSCAPNESPIIDGEAPLIGYIEEVVVNGTSGSQQTLAKSDTGATRTSIDTSLAAEIGAGPIKSMTRVKSGSLKGGKARPVVDLVIGIGGTQHTVTASVEDRSHMDYPLLLGRDILEHYRVDVRRRANADRNDSDDEEEELLEE is encoded by the coding sequence ATGTCCACCACAGACGACGCCGTGCGTGTCGGCGTGCTTTCTCTGCACAACAGCAAGGAGACGAAGGCAATCCTCAACGCGGTCGAAGACCTCGGCCACGAACCGGTGTGGCTCCGTCGGGAGAACGCGGCGGTCAGCATCGAAGACGGCGAGGTGACAGTCGAGCCTGAGGTGGACATCATCGCGAACCGACTGCTCCTGTCGAACACCGAAGAACCCGCCGAACTGCTCGGGCTGGCGACGACGTTCAACCGCATCCGACCGATGCTCAACGAGCCGGACGCGGTTCTCGCGGCCATTCACAAGTTCGCCACGGCCGCGACCCTCGCCAACTGGAACATCCAGGTGCCCGACGCGCTCCTCGCGCTCTCGAACGACCGGCTGAACAAGGGCCGCGAGCGCTTCGGCGACGTCGGCGTCTACAAGTCCGCCATCGGCACCCACGGCGGCGGGACGTGGAAGGTCGACCTGACCGAGCCCGTGAACCCGAAGGTCGGTAACCGACAGGCGTTCCTGCAGAAGCTCATCGACCGCGACGGCGACCGCCACCGCGACCTGCGCGTCTACATCGTCGACGGCGAAATCATCGGTGCGATGTACCGATACGCCCCTGACGGCGACTGGCGGACCAACGTCGCCCTCGGCGGCGACGTGCTCAACGCGACCGACGAGATGCCCGAGGAAGCGCGGGAAACTGCGCTCTACACGGCCGAAGTGATGGAGATGGACTACGTCGGCGTCGACCTCGTCGAGGGCGAAGACGGCTGGTTCGTCCTCGAAGCCAACCCGACGGCCGGCTTCAAGGGTCTGTATCAGGCGACGGGCAAGAGCCCCGCGCCGCACATCGCGAAGCTCGCAATCGAGCGCGCGGGCGGCGAGGTCGACGAGACGCGCGTCGAGGAGCTCTCGGCGACGCTCGACGACTCCGTCCCCTCGTGTGCCCCCAACGAGTCGCCCATCATCGACGGTGAAGCGCCCCTTATCGGCTACATCGAGGAGGTCGTCGTCAACGGGACCAGCGGCTCCCAGCAGACCCTCGCCAAGTCCGACACCGGCGCGACCCGGACGAGCATCGACACGAGCCTCGCCGCCGAAATCGGCGCGGGGCCAATCAAGAGCATGACGCGCGTGAAGTCCGGGAGCCTCAAGGGCGGGAAGGCCCGTCCCGTGGTCGACCTCGTCATCGGTATCGGCGGCACCCAGCACACCGTGACCGCCAGCGTCGAGGACCGCTCGCACATGGACTACCCGCTGCTGCTCGGGCGCGACATCCTCGAGCACTACCGCGTGGACGTGCGCCGCCGCGCCAACGCCGACCGCAACGACAGCGACGACGAGGAAGAAGAACTCCTCGAAGAGTAA
- the sdhC gene encoding succinate dehydrogenase, cytochrome b556 subunit, whose protein sequence is MSQSYNRGLIEDFSRWREFSAGMWAWIFHKFTGWVLVGYLFTHIAVLSTALSGAAAYTNTIQALESLLVVRILEVGLLAVAVFHILNGLRLLFVDLGVGLEAQDKSFYASLILTGVIVVASVPTFLSGVSI, encoded by the coding sequence ATGAGTCAGTCTTACAATCGGGGCCTCATCGAGGACTTCAGCAGATGGCGGGAGTTCTCGGCCGGCATGTGGGCCTGGATATTCCACAAGTTCACCGGCTGGGTGCTTGTGGGCTATCTCTTCACCCACATCGCCGTGTTGTCGACGGCCCTCTCGGGCGCGGCGGCGTACACGAACACGATTCAGGCGCTGGAGAGTCTCTTGGTCGTGCGTATTCTGGAAGTCGGGCTGCTCGCGGTGGCGGTGTTTCACATCCTCAATGGACTGCGGCTGCTGTTCGTCGACCTGGGCGTCGGGCTGGAAGCACAGGACAAGAGCTTCTACGCGTCGCTCATCCTCACGGGTGTCATCGTCGTCGCGAGCGTTCCCACGTTCCTCTCGGGGGTGAGCATCTAA
- a CDS encoding succinylglutamate desuccinylase/aspartoacylase family protein, with amino-acid sequence MADNEAFTYNGGKVEPGETQDIRYGISETYLGDPVRIPVTIINGEQPGPTVFLSAAAHGDELNGIEVVREVAYEWDLADLAGTLVCMPVMNVPAFLAQQRYLPIYDRDLNRSFPGSETSTGAKRMAHRIYQNFIAPCDLGIDFHTSTRGRTNMLHVRADMSDPAVARLANAFGSHVIIDSSGSSGMLRTESSASGTPAITVEMGEAHRFQRELIDEALAGVESVFAEYGLRGASTVNWPGWRTVISDENEKTWLRADAGGIVDMHHDRGALVHEGDRICTITNPFKDDNVTVVAPFTGLLVGVLENPVVYPGNPLCHLVELKDKVRRVVEREQSGTPEPTL; translated from the coding sequence ATGGCCGACAACGAGGCCTTCACCTACAACGGCGGGAAGGTCGAGCCGGGCGAGACACAGGACATCCGGTACGGCATCTCCGAGACGTATCTCGGCGACCCGGTTCGCATCCCCGTCACCATCATCAACGGGGAGCAGCCGGGGCCGACCGTGTTCCTCTCCGCCGCCGCCCACGGCGACGAACTGAACGGTATCGAGGTCGTCCGCGAGGTGGCCTACGAGTGGGACCTCGCGGACCTCGCGGGCACGCTCGTCTGCATGCCGGTGATGAACGTCCCCGCGTTCCTCGCCCAACAGCGGTATCTCCCCATCTACGACCGCGACCTGAACCGGTCGTTCCCGGGCTCCGAGACCTCCACGGGGGCCAAGCGGATGGCACACCGCATCTACCAGAACTTCATCGCGCCCTGCGACCTCGGCATCGACTTCCACACGTCGACGCGGGGGCGGACCAACATGCTCCACGTCCGCGCGGACATGTCCGACCCCGCGGTCGCGCGACTCGCAAACGCCTTCGGCTCGCACGTCATCATCGACAGTTCCGGGTCCAGCGGGATGCTCCGCACCGAGTCGTCGGCGAGCGGGACGCCGGCCATCACCGTCGAGATGGGCGAGGCCCACCGCTTCCAGCGCGAACTTATCGACGAGGCGCTCGCGGGCGTCGAGAGCGTCTTCGCCGAGTACGGCCTCCGGGGAGCCTCGACGGTCAACTGGCCGGGCTGGCGGACCGTCATCTCGGACGAAAACGAGAAGACGTGGCTCCGCGCCGACGCGGGCGGCATCGTCGACATGCACCACGACCGCGGCGCGCTCGTCCACGAGGGCGACCGCATCTGCACGATTACGAACCCGTTCAAGGACGACAACGTCACCGTCGTCGCCCCCTTCACGGGCCTGCTCGTCGGCGTCCTCGAAAACCCGGTCGTCTACCCCGGGAACCCGCTTTGCCACCTCGTCGAACTGAAGGACAAGGTGCGGCGCGTCGTCGAGCGCGAGCAGTCCGGCACCCCCGAGCCGACGCTCTGA
- a CDS encoding 3-hydroxyacyl-CoA dehydrogenase/enoyl-CoA hydratase family protein: MNVDDVNSITVLGAGNMGHGIAEVAALAGYDVVLRDIKDEFVQKGYDQIEWSLNKLAEKDRLSQDDADAALARVSTAVDLGEAVTDADVVIEAVPEKMSIKKEVYTELEEHAPDHTVFATNTSSLSITELSEVTERPERFCGMHFFNPPVRMDLVEVISGAHTADETLELVEDLAEAMGKTPVRVRKDSPGFIVNRILVPLMNEAAWIVHSGDATMAEVDSTTKYDMGLPMGSFELADYVGIDVGYHVLEYMHEVLGDAYEPCPLLSEKVEEGDLGQKTGKGFYDYEDGEGAEVPHDEGSEAVKNRLLGVMANEVAGLVGNDVADPAAIDRAVKLGGRFPDGPAKMADNAGIATLVGALDELHDETDEARYEAVDYLRDLAESGEGFYGGEEESDEAPAFDDISVEVRDGIGHITLDRPHRLNTISIELMDELSEALDALADDDEVRAVLLTGAGDRAFSAGADVTSIAAGGGDAVSGVEISRKGQQTFGKLEELDKPVIAGIDGFCLGGGMELAMCADLRIATERSELGQPEHDLGLLPGWGGTVRLQRIVGTGRAKEIIFSADRYDAETMADYGFINEVVENDDFEEQAFEYAKRFAQGPPVAQRYTKRAMHNGWEDTDSGLEVEAQAFGLLFTTSDLMEGIAAFTSDRDPEFTGE, encoded by the coding sequence ATGAACGTAGATGACGTCAACAGTATCACCGTTCTCGGAGCGGGCAACATGGGCCACGGCATCGCGGAGGTCGCGGCCCTCGCCGGCTACGACGTCGTGCTGCGCGACATCAAAGACGAGTTCGTTCAGAAGGGCTACGACCAAATCGAGTGGTCGCTGAACAAACTCGCCGAGAAGGACCGACTGTCGCAGGACGACGCCGACGCCGCGCTTGCCCGCGTCTCGACTGCGGTGGACCTCGGCGAAGCCGTTACCGACGCCGACGTCGTCATCGAGGCCGTCCCCGAGAAGATGTCCATCAAAAAGGAGGTGTACACCGAATTAGAGGAACACGCCCCCGACCACACGGTGTTCGCCACCAACACCTCCAGTCTCTCCATCACCGAACTCTCCGAAGTGACGGAGCGACCCGAGCGCTTCTGCGGGATGCACTTTTTCAACCCGCCGGTCCGCATGGACCTCGTCGAAGTCATCTCCGGCGCGCACACCGCCGACGAGACGCTCGAACTCGTCGAGGACCTCGCCGAGGCGATGGGCAAGACGCCCGTCCGCGTCCGCAAGGACAGCCCCGGCTTCATCGTGAACCGCATCCTCGTCCCGCTGATGAACGAGGCCGCGTGGATCGTCCACTCCGGTGACGCGACGATGGCCGAAGTCGACTCCACGACGAAGTACGACATGGGCCTCCCGATGGGGAGTTTCGAACTCGCCGACTACGTCGGCATCGACGTGGGCTATCACGTCCTCGAATACATGCACGAGGTGCTCGGCGACGCCTACGAACCCTGTCCGCTCCTCTCGGAGAAGGTCGAAGAGGGCGACCTCGGCCAGAAGACCGGCAAGGGCTTCTACGACTACGAAGACGGCGAGGGTGCCGAGGTCCCCCACGACGAGGGGAGCGAAGCGGTCAAGAACCGCCTGCTCGGCGTCATGGCGAACGAGGTCGCCGGTCTCGTCGGCAACGACGTGGCCGACCCGGCCGCCATCGACCGCGCGGTCAAACTCGGCGGGCGCTTCCCCGACGGCCCGGCGAAGATGGCCGACAACGCCGGCATCGCCACGCTCGTCGGCGCTCTCGACGAACTCCACGACGAGACCGACGAAGCGCGCTACGAGGCTGTCGACTACCTCCGCGACCTCGCCGAGTCCGGCGAGGGCTTCTACGGCGGCGAGGAGGAATCCGACGAGGCTCCCGCGTTCGACGACATCTCTGTCGAGGTCCGCGACGGCATCGGTCACATCACCCTCGACCGCCCGCACCGCCTCAACACTATCAGCATCGAACTGATGGACGAACTCTCCGAGGCGCTCGACGCCCTCGCCGACGACGACGAGGTTCGCGCCGTGCTCCTCACGGGCGCTGGCGACCGCGCCTTCTCCGCCGGGGCCGACGTGACGAGCATCGCCGCGGGCGGCGGCGACGCCGTCTCGGGCGTCGAAATCTCCCGGAAGGGCCAACAGACGTTCGGAAAGCTCGAGGAACTCGACAAGCCGGTCATCGCCGGCATCGACGGCTTCTGTCTCGGCGGCGGGATGGAACTCGCCATGTGCGCCGACCTCCGCATCGCCACGGAGCGCTCCGAACTCGGCCAGCCAGAGCACGACCTCGGGCTCCTCCCCGGATGGGGCGGCACGGTCCGCCTCCAGCGCATCGTCGGCACCGGCCGCGCGAAGGAGATTATCTTCAGCGCCGACCGCTACGACGCCGAGACGATGGCCGACTACGGCTTCATCAACGAGGTCGTCGAGAACGACGACTTCGAAGAACAGGCCTTCGAGTACGCAAAGCGGTTCGCACAGGGCCCGCCGGTCGCCCAGCGCTACACCAAGCGCGCCATGCACAACGGCTGGGAAGATACCGACTCCGGGCTGGAAGTCGAAGCACAGGCGTTCGGCCTGCTGTTTACCACCTCGGACCTGATGGAGGGCATCGCGGCCTTCACGAGCGACCGCGACCCCGAATTCACGGGCGAGTAA
- a CDS encoding succinate dehydrogenase/fumarate reductase iron-sulfur subunit, whose product MSTQVPESVEEESTTETASAGKQKRDAKKRERAERVQEQREAEAAEKARSADDTFHLKVFRYDPEVPEKQEPRFDDFHVPYKQGMTVLDALMWARDHYDSSLTFRHSCRQAICGSDALFVNGSQRLGCKTQLSDLSEPIRVEPLPHADVVKDLVVDMEHFYDQMESVEPYFQTNSLPDGELDEQRQTRENREKVKMSTRCIWCSACMSSCNIAAGDNEYLGPAAINKAYRFAMDEREGEDMKQRRLEILEQEHGVWRCQTQFSCTEVCPKDIPLTEHIQELKREAIKNNLKFW is encoded by the coding sequence ATGAGCACGCAAGTTCCCGAATCTGTCGAAGAGGAATCGACCACGGAGACGGCGTCCGCCGGCAAGCAGAAGCGCGACGCGAAAAAGCGCGAGCGCGCCGAGCGAGTCCAAGAGCAGCGCGAGGCCGAGGCGGCCGAGAAGGCGCGCTCCGCGGACGACACGTTCCACCTCAAGGTCTTCCGCTACGACCCCGAGGTGCCGGAGAAACAGGAGCCCCGCTTCGACGACTTCCACGTCCCGTACAAGCAGGGGATGACGGTCCTCGACGCGCTCATGTGGGCGCGGGACCACTACGACTCCTCGCTTACCTTCCGGCACTCCTGCCGGCAGGCCATCTGCGGGTCCGACGCGCTGTTCGTCAACGGGTCGCAGCGACTCGGCTGTAAGACCCAGCTGTCGGACCTCTCGGAGCCGATTCGGGTCGAGCCGCTCCCGCACGCCGACGTGGTCAAGGACCTCGTCGTCGACATGGAGCACTTCTACGACCAGATGGAGTCGGTCGAGCCGTACTTCCAGACGAACTCGCTTCCGGACGGCGAACTCGACGAGCAGCGCCAGACGCGCGAGAACCGCGAGAAGGTCAAGATGTCCACCCGCTGCATCTGGTGTAGCGCGTGTATGTCCTCCTGTAACATCGCCGCCGGCGACAACGAGTATCTCGGTCCCGCGGCCATCAACAAGGCCTACCGCTTCGCCATGGACGAACGCGAGGGCGAGGACATGAAACAGCGCCGCCTCGAAATCCTCGAACAGGAACACGGCGTCTGGCGCTGCCAGACCCAGTTCTCCTGTACCGAGGTGTGCCCGAAGGACATCCCCCTCACGGAGCACATCCAGGAACTCAAGCGCGAGGCGATTAAGAACAACCTGAAGTTCTGGTGA
- a CDS encoding FAD-binding protein codes for MYEHDVIVVGAGGAGLRAAIAAHEEGADVAIVSKLHPVRSHTGAAEGGINAALREGDSWEDHAYDTMKGSDYLADAPAAETLCKDSPKETIKLEHWGMAFSRDDDGRVSQRPFGGLSFPRTTYAGAETGHQLLHTMYEQLVKRGIKVYDEWHVTRLAVSDEEKPEDRNCHGIVAYDVQTGQVEGFRARNGVILATGGLGQVYDHTTNAVANTGDGVAMAYRAGAPMEDMEFIQFHPTTLPSTGVLITEGVRGEGGILYNENGERFMFEYGYANNLGELASRDVVSRAELTEVNEGRGIEDEYVHLDMRHLGEERIIDRLENIVHLSEDFEGVNPLEAPMPVKPGQHYAMGGIETDENGETCISGLYAAGECACASVHGGNRLGGNALPELIVFGKRAGHHAAGKDMEEAEITTGKVGDYELGEVDSPVELGEAGIGEDAVADGGTAADAGASVSGVDLVQRAVEDERETIDTLLEREDGIQQAEIRERVQKSMTRNVNVFREESALKDALRDIREARELYQDVFVADKSRTFNTDLLQTLETRNILDIAEAITLGALARNEFRGAHWRKEYQERRDEEWLKHTMLSWNDGRPELWYKPVILEGEDKTYEPKVRSY; via the coding sequence ATGTACGAACACGACGTTATCGTAGTCGGCGCGGGCGGGGCGGGCCTGCGCGCGGCGATTGCGGCACACGAGGAAGGGGCCGACGTGGCCATCGTGTCGAAGCTCCACCCGGTCCGAAGTCACACGGGCGCGGCGGAGGGCGGCATCAACGCCGCGCTCCGCGAAGGCGACTCGTGGGAGGACCACGCCTACGACACGATGAAGGGCTCGGACTATCTGGCCGACGCGCCGGCGGCCGAGACCCTCTGTAAGGACAGCCCGAAAGAGACCATCAAGCTCGAACACTGGGGGATGGCGTTCTCCCGTGACGACGACGGCCGCGTCAGCCAGCGGCCGTTCGGTGGGCTCTCGTTCCCGCGGACCACCTACGCGGGCGCGGAGACGGGCCACCAGCTGCTCCACACGATGTACGAGCAGCTCGTCAAGCGCGGCATCAAGGTCTACGACGAGTGGCACGTGACCCGACTGGCCGTCTCCGACGAGGAGAAGCCGGAAGACCGGAACTGCCACGGCATCGTCGCCTACGACGTTCAGACCGGACAGGTAGAGGGCTTCCGCGCCCGCAACGGCGTCATCCTCGCCACCGGCGGTCTCGGACAGGTCTACGACCACACGACGAACGCGGTCGCCAACACCGGCGATGGCGTCGCGATGGCCTACCGCGCCGGCGCGCCGATGGAGGACATGGAGTTCATCCAGTTCCACCCGACGACGCTCCCCTCGACGGGTGTCCTCATCACCGAGGGCGTCCGCGGCGAGGGCGGCATCCTCTACAACGAAAACGGCGAGCGCTTCATGTTCGAGTATGGCTACGCGAACAACCTCGGCGAACTCGCCTCGCGCGACGTTGTCTCCCGGGCCGAACTCACGGAGGTCAACGAGGGCCGCGGCATCGAAGACGAGTACGTCCACCTCGACATGCGCCACCTCGGCGAAGAGCGCATCATCGACCGCCTCGAGAACATCGTCCACCTCTCGGAGGACTTCGAGGGCGTCAACCCCCTCGAAGCGCCGATGCCGGTCAAGCCCGGCCAGCACTACGCGATGGGCGGCATCGAGACCGACGAGAACGGCGAGACCTGCATCTCCGGCCTCTACGCGGCCGGCGAGTGCGCCTGCGCGTCCGTCCACGGCGGTAACCGCCTCGGCGGCAACGCGCTCCCTGAACTCATCGTCTTCGGGAAGCGCGCCGGCCATCACGCCGCGGGCAAGGACATGGAAGAAGCCGAAATCACGACCGGCAAGGTCGGCGACTACGAACTCGGTGAGGTCGACTCGCCGGTCGAACTCGGCGAAGCGGGCATCGGCGAGGACGCCGTCGCCGACGGCGGGACGGCGGCGGACGCCGGCGCGTCCGTCTCCGGAGTGGACCTCGTCCAGCGCGCCGTCGAAGACGAGCGCGAGACCATCGACACCCTCCTGGAGCGAGAAGACGGTATCCAGCAGGCCGAGATTCGCGAGCGCGTCCAGAAGTCGATGACGCGCAACGTGAACGTCTTCCGCGAGGAATCGGCCCTCAAAGACGCGCTCCGCGACATCCGCGAGGCGCGCGAACTCTATCAGGACGTGTTCGTGGCCGACAAGTCGCGGACGTTCAACACGGACCTGCTCCAGACGTTGGAGACGCGCAACATCCTCGACATCGCCGAGGCCATCACGCTCGGCGCGCTCGCGCGCAATGAGTTCCGCGGTGCCCACTGGCGCAAGGAGTACCAAGAGCGCCGCGACGAGGAGTGGCTCAAGCACACGATGCTTTCGTGGAACGACGGCCGCCCGGAACTCTGGTACAAGCCGGTCATCCTCGAAGGCGAGGACAAGACGTACGAGCCGAAGGTCCGGAGCTACTGA